The following coding sequences lie in one Fundulus heteroclitus isolate FHET01 chromosome 20, MU-UCD_Fhet_4.1, whole genome shotgun sequence genomic window:
- the phf20a gene encoding PHD finger protein 20 isoform X1, which translates to MSKTPPNRRGITFEVGAQLEARDSLKNWYAANIEKIDYEDEKVLIHYRQWSHRYDEWFDWTSPYLRPVERVQLRRQGLHEDSSPPGFHVNDKVLASWSDCRFYPAKVISVNKDASYTVKFYDGVIQTVKGMHVKPYIKERGGAGGKSRSSDRITARRAPSRRDRRPQENGCPKNKRARRSTSDQEEDSNSDDEEQEEGPLNGKDQKVNGVAEAEHTATDREKDSSDHTEQSSPMDAEKETGLANGVKVETDEATEGARHVNGEVKREEEESEQVVTKPYTESSKPYADMQSESSAPTEQDSVTTTTAESSGDVEQKPAVQSESAPPAADAPPPQPVKPVRKQGFHNPNRFSREPLYRVIKNQPPPVLSINLDHNPFKCSAPGCTKSFRKAKLLHYHMKYYHGEEPPPEGQHSPTRSVQTRASDKQPAATAAALESSKRRRTISASMHSVGAAAASRADIKTTGRRTSAPPAVCAQSHQQRALLRDKSKENQLDRNLCQLQDKDTDKICFDIGSIKEKPKQKDFLRIKLKKKKKKKKAKSEHTGSEENIDISVLGLHSKLNLPLKSPLSHNHKPEAFPSRPGHSYTEQILVDDEDSISDWSTDSCGWSDDDFDMDLDVTTPPLSVDSGALDSNDQEIVRCICEVEEENDFMIQCEDCLCWQHGTCMGLLEDNVPDRYTCYICRDPPGQRQSLRYWYDREWLANGHMYGLSFLEENYSHQNAKKITTTHQLLGDVHHVVEVLNGLQLKMSVLQSSTHPDLRLWQQPWKHLDRQRFGSDSCRSSNAAPSPLTPDEDMSRGEILMTNALEKLSRAATAAAASSSSSSCSPFPSFQDSYITSEHCYQKPRAYYPAVEQRLVVETRQGSELEDSMRSTEELLEREQRFGSLLDVDKPKSTGSSNKALTGVSWTHPEDQEDDGRELVDNGQYQQWQVNLLDHIDAVQDEVSHRMDFIERELDVLESWLDYTGELEPPEPLARLPQLKHRMKRLLTQLGKVQQIALFSST; encoded by the exons ATGAGTAAGACGCCCCCTAACAGAAGAGGGATAACATTTGAGGTGGGAGCTCAGCTTGAGGCCAGAGACAGCCTCAAAAACTG GTATGCTGCCAACATAGAGAAGATTGACTACGAAGATGAAAAGGTGTTAATCCATTACCGCCAGTGGAGCCACCGCTACGATGAATGGTTCGACTGGACCAGTCCCTACCTGAGACCGGTGGAGAGGGTCCAGCTGAGGCGGCAGGGCCTGCATGAAGACAGCTCTCCGCCT GGCTTTCACGTAAACGACAAGGTTCTGGCCAGCTGGTCCGACTGCCGTTTCTACCCAGCCAAGGTCATTTCAGTCAACAAAGATG CATCCTACACTGTGAAGTTCTATGACGGAGTCATCCAGACAGTGAAGGGGATGCATGTAAAGCCTTATATTAAAGAG AGAGGTGGCGCTGGGGGCAAATCTCGGTCCTCAGACAGGATTACGGCGAGGAGGGCCCCAAGCCGCAGAGACCGAAGACCTCAGGAGAACGGCTGTCCCAAGAACAAGCGAGCCCGGCGCAGCACTTCAGACCAGGAGGAGGACAGCAACAGCGACGATGAAGAGCAGGAGGAAGGGCCGTTAAACGGTAAAGATCAGAAAGTGAACGGCGTGGCAGAGGCGGAACATACCGCCACCGATCGGGAGAAAGACTCCTCCGATCACACCGAGCAGAGCAGCCCTATGGACGCTGAGAAGGAAACGGGACTCGCCAACGGAGTGAAGGTTGAGACGGACGAGGCGACGGAGGGAGCGCGTCACGTCAACGGAGAGGTgaagagggaagaggaggagtcgGAGCAGGTCGTAACAAAGCCATACACGGAGTCGTCCAAGCCATACGCAGATATGCAGAGCGAGTCGTCGGCGCCAACAGAGCAGGACTCTGTCACTACGACAACCGCAGAATCCAGCGGGGACGTGGAGCAGAAGCCGGCCGTCCAATCAGAGAGCGCGCCGCCTGCAGCAGACGCGCCGCCTCCTCAGCCCGTGAAAC CGGTACGGAAGCAGGGCTTCCACAACCCCAACAGATTCAGCAGGGAGCCGT tgTACCGAGTCATTAAAAACCAGCCGCCTCCCGTTCTGTCCATCAACCTCGACCACAATCCCTTCAAGTGCAGCGCTCCAGGCTGCACAAAGTCATTCCGTAAAGCTAAGCTGCTGCATTACCACATGAAATATTACCACGGCGAGGAGCCGCCTCCGGAGGGGCAGCACAGCCCCACCAGGAGCGTCCAGACCAGGGCGTCTGACAAGCAGCCCGCCGCCACCGCAGCTGCTTTGGAGAGCTCAAAGAGACGCCGCACCATCTCTGCCTCTATGC ACTCagttggagctgctgctgcttcgcGCGCTGATATTAAGACCACAGGCAGGCGCACATCAGCCCCTCCTGCAGTCTGCGCCCAGAGccaccagcagagggcgctgcTGAGGGACAAGAGTAAGGAGAACCAGCTGGACAGGAACCTTTGCCAGCTGCAGGACAAGGACACCGACAAGATTTGCTTTGACATTG GGTCTATAAAAGAGAAACCCAAACAGAAGGACTTCCTCCGCATTAaactaaagaagaagaagaagaaaaagaaggccAAGTCTG AACACACAGGTAGTGAGGAGAATATTGACATCTCAGTATTGGGTCTTCACTCCAAATTGAATTTGCCACTCAAATCCCCCCTCTCACACAATCACAAGCCTGAGGCCTTCCCCAGCAGGCCTGGACACAGCTACACAGAGCAGATACTTGTGGATG ATGAAGACAGCATCAGCGACTGGTCCACTGACAGCTGTGGGTGGAGCGACGACGACTTCGACATGGATCTGGACGTCACCACTCCTCCTCTTAGTGTCGACTCTGGCGCTCTGGACTCCAATGACCAGGAGATCGTGCGATGCATCTgtgaggtggaggaggagaatgACTTCATGATCCAG TGTGAAGATTGTCTGTGCTGGCAGCACGGCACCTGCATGGGTCTGCTGGAGGACAACGTTCCAGACAGATACACCTGCTACATCTGCAGAGACCCACCAG GTCAGAGGCAGAGTCTGCGTTATTGGTACGATCGTGAGTGGCTGGCCAACGGTCACATGTACGGCCTCTCCTTCCTGGAGGAGAACTACTCCCACCAGAACGCCAAAAAGATCACCACCACCcaccagctgctgggagacgtGCACCACGTGGTGGAGGTGCTCAACGGGCTGCAGCTCAAGATGAGCGTCCTGCA AAGCAGCACTCACCCCGACCTCAGGCTATGGCAGCAGCCCTGGAAGCATCTGGACCGGCAGCGCTTCGGCTCAGACTCGTGCCGGAGCAGCAACGCGGCTCCGTCCCCCCTGACGCCCGACGAGGACATGAGCCGGGGAGAGATCCTGATGACCAACGCGCTGGAGAAGCTGAGTCGGGCCgccaccgccgccgccgcctcctcGTCTTCAAGCTCCTGCTCCCCCTTCCCGTCGTTCCAGGACTCGTACATCACCAGCGAGCACTGCTACCAGAAGCCGCGGGCGTACTACCCGGCCGTGGAGCAGCGGCTGGTGGTGGAGACCAGGCAGGGTTCAGAGCTGGAGGACAGCATGAGGAGCACCGAGGAGCTGCTGGAGCGGGAGCAGCGCTTTGGAAGCCTGCTGGATGTGGACAAACCCAAGTCTACAGGCAGCAGCAACAAG GCCTTGACGGGCGTGTCATGGACGCACCCTGAGGACCAGGAAGACGACGGCAGAGAGCTTGTAGATAACGGGCAGTACCAGCAGTGGCAGGTTAACCTGCTGGATCACATCGATGCTGTCCAGGACGAAGTCTCACACAGGATGGACTTCATAGAGCGAGAGCTGGACG tgtTGGAGAGCTGGCTGGACTACACCGGGGAGCTGGAGCCTCCTGAACCTCTGGCACGCCTCCCTCAGCTTAAACACCGCATGAAACGGCTGCTGACTCAGCTGGGCAAGGTGCAGCAGATCGCTCTGTTCAGCTCCACATGA
- the phf20a gene encoding PHD finger protein 20 isoform X2 gives MSKTPPNRRGITFEVGAQLEARDSLKNWYAANIEKIDYEDEKVLIHYRQWSHRYDEWFDWTSPYLRPVERVQLRRQGLHEDSSPPGFHVNDKVLASWSDCRFYPAKVISVNKDASYTVKFYDGVIQTVKGMHVKPYIKERGGAGGKSRSSDRITARRAPSRRDRRPQENGCPKNKRARRSTSDQEEDSNSDDEEQEEGPLNGKDQKVNGVAEAEHTATDREKDSSDHTEQSSPMDAEKETGLANGVKVETDEATEGARHVNGEVKREEEESEQVVTKPYTESSKPYADMQSESSAPTEQDSVTTTTAESSGDVEQKPAVQSESAPPAADAPPPQPVKPVRKQGFHNPNRFSREPLYRVIKNQPPPVLSINLDHNPFKCSAPGCTKSFRKAKLLHYHMKYYHGEEPPPEGQHSPTRSVQTRASDKQPAATAAALESSKRRRTISASMHSVGAAAASRADIKTTGRRTSAPPAVCAQSHQQRALLRDKSKENQLDRNLCQLQDKDTDKICFDIGSIKEKPKQKDFLRIKLKKKKKKKKAKSDEDSISDWSTDSCGWSDDDFDMDLDVTTPPLSVDSGALDSNDQEIVRCICEVEEENDFMIQCEDCLCWQHGTCMGLLEDNVPDRYTCYICRDPPGQRQSLRYWYDREWLANGHMYGLSFLEENYSHQNAKKITTTHQLLGDVHHVVEVLNGLQLKMSVLQSSTHPDLRLWQQPWKHLDRQRFGSDSCRSSNAAPSPLTPDEDMSRGEILMTNALEKLSRAATAAAASSSSSSCSPFPSFQDSYITSEHCYQKPRAYYPAVEQRLVVETRQGSELEDSMRSTEELLEREQRFGSLLDVDKPKSTGSSNKALTGVSWTHPEDQEDDGRELVDNGQYQQWQVNLLDHIDAVQDEVSHRMDFIERELDVLESWLDYTGELEPPEPLARLPQLKHRMKRLLTQLGKVQQIALFSST, from the exons ATGAGTAAGACGCCCCCTAACAGAAGAGGGATAACATTTGAGGTGGGAGCTCAGCTTGAGGCCAGAGACAGCCTCAAAAACTG GTATGCTGCCAACATAGAGAAGATTGACTACGAAGATGAAAAGGTGTTAATCCATTACCGCCAGTGGAGCCACCGCTACGATGAATGGTTCGACTGGACCAGTCCCTACCTGAGACCGGTGGAGAGGGTCCAGCTGAGGCGGCAGGGCCTGCATGAAGACAGCTCTCCGCCT GGCTTTCACGTAAACGACAAGGTTCTGGCCAGCTGGTCCGACTGCCGTTTCTACCCAGCCAAGGTCATTTCAGTCAACAAAGATG CATCCTACACTGTGAAGTTCTATGACGGAGTCATCCAGACAGTGAAGGGGATGCATGTAAAGCCTTATATTAAAGAG AGAGGTGGCGCTGGGGGCAAATCTCGGTCCTCAGACAGGATTACGGCGAGGAGGGCCCCAAGCCGCAGAGACCGAAGACCTCAGGAGAACGGCTGTCCCAAGAACAAGCGAGCCCGGCGCAGCACTTCAGACCAGGAGGAGGACAGCAACAGCGACGATGAAGAGCAGGAGGAAGGGCCGTTAAACGGTAAAGATCAGAAAGTGAACGGCGTGGCAGAGGCGGAACATACCGCCACCGATCGGGAGAAAGACTCCTCCGATCACACCGAGCAGAGCAGCCCTATGGACGCTGAGAAGGAAACGGGACTCGCCAACGGAGTGAAGGTTGAGACGGACGAGGCGACGGAGGGAGCGCGTCACGTCAACGGAGAGGTgaagagggaagaggaggagtcgGAGCAGGTCGTAACAAAGCCATACACGGAGTCGTCCAAGCCATACGCAGATATGCAGAGCGAGTCGTCGGCGCCAACAGAGCAGGACTCTGTCACTACGACAACCGCAGAATCCAGCGGGGACGTGGAGCAGAAGCCGGCCGTCCAATCAGAGAGCGCGCCGCCTGCAGCAGACGCGCCGCCTCCTCAGCCCGTGAAAC CGGTACGGAAGCAGGGCTTCCACAACCCCAACAGATTCAGCAGGGAGCCGT tgTACCGAGTCATTAAAAACCAGCCGCCTCCCGTTCTGTCCATCAACCTCGACCACAATCCCTTCAAGTGCAGCGCTCCAGGCTGCACAAAGTCATTCCGTAAAGCTAAGCTGCTGCATTACCACATGAAATATTACCACGGCGAGGAGCCGCCTCCGGAGGGGCAGCACAGCCCCACCAGGAGCGTCCAGACCAGGGCGTCTGACAAGCAGCCCGCCGCCACCGCAGCTGCTTTGGAGAGCTCAAAGAGACGCCGCACCATCTCTGCCTCTATGC ACTCagttggagctgctgctgcttcgcGCGCTGATATTAAGACCACAGGCAGGCGCACATCAGCCCCTCCTGCAGTCTGCGCCCAGAGccaccagcagagggcgctgcTGAGGGACAAGAGTAAGGAGAACCAGCTGGACAGGAACCTTTGCCAGCTGCAGGACAAGGACACCGACAAGATTTGCTTTGACATTG GGTCTATAAAAGAGAAACCCAAACAGAAGGACTTCCTCCGCATTAaactaaagaagaagaagaagaaaaagaaggccAAGTCTG ATGAAGACAGCATCAGCGACTGGTCCACTGACAGCTGTGGGTGGAGCGACGACGACTTCGACATGGATCTGGACGTCACCACTCCTCCTCTTAGTGTCGACTCTGGCGCTCTGGACTCCAATGACCAGGAGATCGTGCGATGCATCTgtgaggtggaggaggagaatgACTTCATGATCCAG TGTGAAGATTGTCTGTGCTGGCAGCACGGCACCTGCATGGGTCTGCTGGAGGACAACGTTCCAGACAGATACACCTGCTACATCTGCAGAGACCCACCAG GTCAGAGGCAGAGTCTGCGTTATTGGTACGATCGTGAGTGGCTGGCCAACGGTCACATGTACGGCCTCTCCTTCCTGGAGGAGAACTACTCCCACCAGAACGCCAAAAAGATCACCACCACCcaccagctgctgggagacgtGCACCACGTGGTGGAGGTGCTCAACGGGCTGCAGCTCAAGATGAGCGTCCTGCA AAGCAGCACTCACCCCGACCTCAGGCTATGGCAGCAGCCCTGGAAGCATCTGGACCGGCAGCGCTTCGGCTCAGACTCGTGCCGGAGCAGCAACGCGGCTCCGTCCCCCCTGACGCCCGACGAGGACATGAGCCGGGGAGAGATCCTGATGACCAACGCGCTGGAGAAGCTGAGTCGGGCCgccaccgccgccgccgcctcctcGTCTTCAAGCTCCTGCTCCCCCTTCCCGTCGTTCCAGGACTCGTACATCACCAGCGAGCACTGCTACCAGAAGCCGCGGGCGTACTACCCGGCCGTGGAGCAGCGGCTGGTGGTGGAGACCAGGCAGGGTTCAGAGCTGGAGGACAGCATGAGGAGCACCGAGGAGCTGCTGGAGCGGGAGCAGCGCTTTGGAAGCCTGCTGGATGTGGACAAACCCAAGTCTACAGGCAGCAGCAACAAG GCCTTGACGGGCGTGTCATGGACGCACCCTGAGGACCAGGAAGACGACGGCAGAGAGCTTGTAGATAACGGGCAGTACCAGCAGTGGCAGGTTAACCTGCTGGATCACATCGATGCTGTCCAGGACGAAGTCTCACACAGGATGGACTTCATAGAGCGAGAGCTGGACG tgtTGGAGAGCTGGCTGGACTACACCGGGGAGCTGGAGCCTCCTGAACCTCTGGCACGCCTCCCTCAGCTTAAACACCGCATGAAACGGCTGCTGACTCAGCTGGGCAAGGTGCAGCAGATCGCTCTGTTCAGCTCCACATGA